The Rhodocytophaga rosea genome has a segment encoding these proteins:
- a CDS encoding VIT1/CCC1 transporter family protein: protein MPEENLSDAQQRTIIEAAHTQESIRKRLQNNAAHSYLKDLVYGAVDGTVTTFAVVSGVAGAQLSPSIIIIMGLANLLADGFSMAVSNYLGTRTENELLEKTRAEELRQIRLYPEGEKEEIRQIFAGKGFTGEHLEKAVDIITANPSLWTNTMLQEEHNLSLYGATAWKAALATFIAFVLIGIIPVFPFLWNWGFGENFRQPFVWSSILTGFAFFGIGSVKSRFVGKTWYSSGLETLLLGGGAAVLAYLVGILLKGIGE from the coding sequence ATGCCAGAAGAAAATTTATCAGATGCTCAGCAAAGAACTATCATCGAAGCTGCCCACACGCAGGAAAGTATCCGTAAACGGCTGCAAAATAATGCAGCCCATAGTTATCTGAAAGATCTGGTGTATGGAGCGGTAGATGGCACCGTTACTACCTTTGCAGTGGTATCTGGTGTGGCCGGTGCCCAGTTATCACCTTCTATTATCATTATTATGGGACTTGCCAATTTATTGGCTGACGGGTTTAGTATGGCAGTCAGTAATTACCTGGGTACCCGTACGGAGAATGAGTTACTCGAAAAAACAAGGGCAGAAGAACTCAGGCAGATCAGGCTGTATCCGGAAGGGGAAAAGGAAGAAATCCGGCAGATTTTTGCTGGAAAAGGATTTACAGGAGAGCATCTGGAAAAAGCAGTAGATATTATTACGGCTAATCCTTCTTTATGGACGAATACCATGTTACAAGAGGAACACAATCTTTCGTTGTATGGCGCTACTGCCTGGAAAGCAGCCCTGGCTACATTTATTGCTTTTGTACTGATAGGCATTATTCCGGTATTTCCTTTCCTATGGAACTGGGGCTTTGGCGAGAATTTCCGTCAGCCATTCGTATGGAGCAGCATTCTCACTGGCTTTGCTTTTTTCGGGATAGGTTCTGTTAAAAGCCGTTTTGTTGGAAAAACCTGGTATTCGTCCGGACTGGAAACCCTGTTGCTTGGCGGAGGAGCGGCTGTTCTGGCCTATCTGGTAGGCATTCTGTTGAAAGGAATTGGTGAATAG
- a CDS encoding sensor histidine kinase, with protein MASLESDLQRLSLVVEGMHAGIWDWDLSNEKQWWSPAFYELTGYTPGEFAPTFNTFKQQLLHPDDRHMMETAIADHLQNRNLYRLEIRIRLKNGAYQWFEISGKAQFNADGKPVRMCGAIIDISDKKQLQLQLKQQNEWLEEVCTMTKCGGWEADFSTQSFMWSKQVYDICEMPTGYKPTLADAVSLYTPASAAKLNQCIEVAIHSGKPWDEELQLVTGKNNTLWIRVLGKAVHDQSGKVTGLKGVIQDITAKKKVEETLWESETRWKYGLESTEDGLWDWNATTHEVYYSSHWKKMLGYKEEEIGTSITEWEKRVHPDDVAKCYADMQAYMRKEKPLYMNEHRVLCKDGTYKWILDRGKVIDWDAAGNPLRIIGTHSDITSRKQAEAVIKESEEKFHNLFSLSPIGMVLTDLETGKFIEMNRSFLESTGYGQDELQALSFSQITPPEYAYLDIEQINRLKAGVSFGPFEKEYIRKDGSRMQVILNGLPVINEEGRKQAWSFIQDISQRKAKEQEIQSLNEQLTESNAQKDKLMALLAHDLRSPMATIDGLLWVIIRELNGHLSQELLSMLTTTKERVNNTSTLIDELLYWSLSQADRITLNPVKLSLAEVADSVITNLQPQALSKGITFINQLPANFTLKADPQMLQLILRNLIANAIKFSHSGSQILITATSQAMMAKVGVRDYGVGIEAENQKKLLNRNINFTTPGTKGERGTGLGLNLCLDLAEKHGGKLILESELHKGSTFTLILPQEE; from the coding sequence ATGGCATCACTTGAATCTGATCTGCAAAGACTTTCCCTGGTTGTAGAAGGAATGCACGCAGGCATATGGGATTGGGACCTGAGCAATGAAAAACAATGGTGGTCTCCTGCTTTTTATGAACTAACCGGATACACCCCTGGAGAGTTTGCGCCTACTTTTAATACTTTTAAGCAGCAACTGCTGCACCCCGATGACCGGCATATGATGGAAACTGCTATAGCTGATCATTTGCAAAACAGGAATTTATACCGGCTGGAAATACGTATCCGCCTTAAGAATGGAGCGTACCAGTGGTTTGAAATATCGGGCAAAGCGCAATTTAATGCTGACGGCAAACCAGTGCGCATGTGTGGCGCTATCATAGATATTTCTGATAAAAAACAGCTGCAATTACAGTTAAAGCAGCAAAATGAATGGCTGGAAGAGGTATGTACCATGACGAAATGCGGCGGATGGGAAGCAGACTTTTCGACCCAGTCTTTTATGTGGTCGAAGCAGGTATATGATATTTGCGAAATGCCTACCGGCTACAAACCTACACTGGCCGATGCTGTTTCATTGTACACCCCAGCGTCAGCAGCTAAACTTAACCAATGCATAGAAGTTGCCATACATTCAGGAAAACCCTGGGATGAGGAATTACAACTGGTCACCGGTAAAAACAATACCCTCTGGATTCGTGTCCTGGGAAAAGCTGTACACGATCAGTCTGGGAAGGTAACCGGACTAAAAGGAGTAATACAAGATATTACGGCTAAGAAAAAGGTTGAAGAAACTTTGTGGGAAAGTGAAACCAGGTGGAAATATGGCCTGGAAAGTACAGAAGATGGATTGTGGGACTGGAATGCCACTACCCATGAAGTTTATTATTCTTCTCACTGGAAAAAGATGCTGGGCTATAAGGAAGAGGAAATTGGAACTTCTATAACTGAATGGGAAAAGCGCGTACATCCGGATGATGTTGCTAAATGTTATGCGGATATGCAGGCTTACATGCGGAAAGAAAAGCCGCTATATATGAATGAACACCGGGTGCTATGTAAGGATGGCACTTATAAGTGGATTCTGGACCGGGGTAAAGTAATTGACTGGGATGCCGCAGGAAACCCTTTGCGTATCATTGGTACACATTCAGATATAACAAGCCGGAAACAGGCTGAAGCTGTCATAAAGGAAAGTGAAGAAAAATTTCACAATCTGTTTTCCCTTTCTCCGATCGGCATGGTATTAACCGACCTGGAAACAGGAAAATTTATTGAAATGAACCGTTCTTTTCTCGAAAGTACCGGATATGGACAAGATGAATTGCAGGCGCTTTCTTTTTCACAGATCACACCACCGGAATATGCTTATCTGGACATTGAGCAGATAAACAGGCTGAAAGCAGGCGTGTCTTTTGGGCCTTTTGAGAAAGAATATATCCGGAAAGATGGTTCCAGGATGCAGGTTATATTAAATGGATTGCCTGTAATCAATGAAGAAGGCAGAAAGCAGGCATGGTCTTTTATACAGGATATTTCACAGCGGAAAGCCAAGGAGCAGGAAATACAATCGTTGAATGAGCAGCTTACCGAATCCAATGCCCAGAAAGATAAGCTGATGGCTTTGCTTGCACACGACCTGCGGAGTCCGATGGCTACCATTGATGGACTATTATGGGTGATCATCCGGGAACTGAATGGCCATCTTTCCCAGGAATTATTATCTATGTTAACCACCACCAAGGAGCGGGTAAATAATACCAGTACCCTGATAGATGAACTGCTCTACTGGTCGCTTTCCCAGGCTGACCGGATCACACTCAATCCGGTGAAGCTTTCTCTGGCAGAAGTAGCAGACAGTGTAATTACTAATTTACAACCACAAGCCCTGTCGAAAGGAATCACATTTATTAATCAGTTGCCTGCAAATTTTACACTCAAGGCAGATCCTCAGATGTTACAACTGATTTTGCGTAACCTGATTGCCAATGCGATCAAATTTTCACATTCAGGAAGCCAGATTCTGATTACAGCTACTTCGCAGGCTATGATGGCAAAAGTAGGGGTCAGGGATTATGGGGTAGGCATAGAGGCTGAAAATCAGAAAAAACTACTCAACCGCAATATCAATTTTACAACGCCCGGAACCAAAGGCGAAAGGGGTACCGGCCTTGGTTTGAATCTTTGCCTGGATCTGGCGGAAAAACATGGGGGGAAATTAATCCTGGAAAGTGAGCTTCACAAAGGAAGTACTTTTACACTGATCTTACCGCAGGAAGAGTGA
- a CDS encoding bifunctional aminoglycoside phosphotransferase/ATP-binding protein — MLNPDAIPDQEFTEKMIAFLQIPDSYQHTPSTVEIRQTHASILAIAPPYVYKVKKHVNLGFMDFTSLESRKTNAEREIHLNSRLCPSLYLGVIPITSKEGKLSFNGGGTIVDYALQMYQLEDGYFLDQLLEKGQVDTAIIESIVAKLAGFYFTQHRTDALQEYGSLANIRANVLDNLKGIEAYATDATRKAVLSILHSYVNTFVAGQTALFEKRMLEHRIKDCHGDLHLDHIHVKEDSICIYDCIEFNDHFRYSDVAADIAFLAMDLDFHHRPDLAGYVSSRMAELLKDPDMEILMDFYKCYRACVRAKVAGIQSAEAKVSDEEKRKSLYQANQYLQLALRYAVVGSAPMVLIVCGRVGTGKSTLAKKMAESMSLFYIGSDAVRKQQAGLPLYSRTSPEKRNALYEQEVSKSVYHTLLQTALEKVQHNQSLVLDATFSHQAYRQPFIEAFAKHQIQYLFLEMQATDETIKQRLIQRENSRQEVSDARLEDFERLSQSYQPLTEVSAPHRIQVNAGRDADHLLNEACEGMIKSRT; from the coding sequence GTGTTAAACCCAGACGCTATACCGGATCAGGAATTTACAGAGAAGATGATTGCTTTTCTGCAAATTCCTGACTCTTATCAGCATACCCCCTCAACAGTAGAGATCAGGCAGACACATGCTTCTATACTGGCCATTGCGCCACCTTATGTGTATAAGGTAAAAAAGCATGTAAACCTGGGATTTATGGATTTTACAAGCCTGGAATCGAGAAAAACCAACGCAGAACGGGAAATACATCTCAATAGCCGCTTATGTCCTTCATTGTACCTGGGCGTGATACCAATCACCAGTAAGGAAGGAAAGCTCAGTTTTAATGGAGGCGGCACTATTGTAGACTATGCCTTACAAATGTATCAGCTGGAAGATGGCTATTTTCTAGATCAACTGCTTGAGAAAGGGCAGGTAGATACAGCCATAATAGAATCTATTGTTGCAAAACTGGCCGGTTTTTATTTTACCCAACATCGGACCGACGCTTTACAGGAATATGGCAGCCTGGCAAATATACGTGCCAATGTGCTGGATAATCTGAAAGGAATAGAAGCGTATGCCACCGATGCAACCAGAAAAGCAGTTTTGTCTATCCTCCATTCGTATGTCAATACATTCGTGGCAGGACAGACTGCGCTGTTTGAAAAGCGTATGCTAGAGCATAGAATTAAAGATTGCCATGGAGATCTGCATCTGGATCACATTCATGTAAAAGAGGACAGTATTTGCATTTACGACTGTATCGAGTTTAACGATCATTTCCGGTATAGTGATGTAGCCGCTGACATTGCTTTTCTGGCGATGGACCTGGATTTTCACCACCGTCCGGATCTGGCTGGTTATGTGAGTTCACGTATGGCAGAGTTGCTGAAAGATCCGGATATGGAAATACTCATGGATTTTTACAAATGTTACCGGGCTTGTGTCCGGGCAAAAGTAGCAGGCATTCAGTCTGCTGAAGCAAAAGTAAGTGATGAGGAAAAGCGCAAGAGCCTTTATCAGGCAAATCAATATCTACAACTTGCCTTACGGTATGCCGTGGTGGGATCGGCACCCATGGTGCTTATTGTTTGTGGGAGAGTAGGTACTGGCAAAAGTACGTTAGCCAAAAAAATGGCCGAAAGTATGAGCCTATTTTATATCGGAAGTGATGCGGTTCGTAAACAACAGGCAGGCTTACCTTTATATTCCCGCACCAGTCCTGAAAAGCGCAATGCCTTGTATGAACAGGAAGTCTCAAAGTCGGTATACCATACACTCCTGCAAACGGCTCTGGAAAAAGTGCAGCACAATCAGAGTCTGGTGCTGGATGCCACCTTCAGCCATCAAGCCTACCGGCAGCCGTTTATAGAAGCCTTTGCGAAACACCAGATTCAATACCTGTTCCTCGAAATGCAGGCAACAGATGAGACCATCAAACAACGCCTGATACAAAGAGAAAACAGCAGGCAGGAAGTGTCGGATGCCAGACTGGAAGACTTTGAAAGATTAAGCCAGTCATATCAGCCGCTCACAGAAGTGTCAGCCCCTCATCGCATCCAGGTAAATGCCGGCCGGGATGCTGATCACCTGTTGAATGAAGCCTGTGAAGGGATGATAAAATCACGTACATAA
- a CDS encoding transposase → MSIETLTRTIMGKMHGIGKWQTDFFLELILLWLRLRGRYNFENLCRQGKFSAFTYRKWFSKDFDFTTFNHLLISGYTGKERIVAFDPSFIAKSGKHTYGIGYFWSGCAQAMKKGLEIAGVAAVDVLNHTAFHYQATQTALTEGESLLSYYGKLISGQATQLLKLSPYLVVDAYFSKYSFIEKVISSGLQVITRLRDDAVLLYPYLGPRREGRGRPTKYAGKLQVKQLDLQYFKPCLKEEDFTCFQALLYSKALKRLLNIVIVHTYKADGSIKSCKIFASTDIALSGSGLWLYYHLRFQIEFLYRDAKQFLSLTHCQSRCKDRLHFGFNFSLTLISLVKVVHWLTQSAEQRRAFSLQDLKTHYTNQFLLERFFVAFGICPQTAKNNPEYETLLNFAKIAA, encoded by the coding sequence ATGAGCATCGAAACACTCACTAGAACAATAATGGGCAAAATGCATGGAATAGGCAAATGGCAAACAGACTTTTTCCTAGAATTAATCTTGCTCTGGTTGCGGTTGCGGGGCAGGTATAACTTTGAGAACCTATGCAGACAAGGCAAGTTCAGTGCCTTTACTTATCGAAAATGGTTTAGTAAAGACTTTGATTTTACCACCTTTAACCACTTACTCATTAGTGGCTATACAGGCAAAGAACGCATCGTTGCCTTTGATCCCAGTTTTATTGCAAAGTCAGGTAAACATACCTATGGAATAGGCTATTTCTGGTCAGGTTGTGCCCAAGCCATGAAAAAAGGTTTAGAAATCGCAGGTGTAGCAGCAGTAGATGTGTTGAATCATACCGCCTTTCATTATCAGGCTACTCAGACAGCATTAACAGAGGGAGAGTCATTGCTCTCTTACTATGGCAAACTCATTAGTGGGCAAGCCACTCAACTGCTCAAGTTATCACCTTATCTGGTGGTGGATGCCTATTTTTCCAAGTATAGTTTTATAGAAAAGGTTATTAGCTCAGGCTTGCAGGTCATTACCCGTCTGAGAGATGATGCGGTCTTATTGTATCCCTACCTAGGCCCTAGAAGAGAAGGTAGAGGCAGACCCACCAAGTATGCAGGCAAACTACAGGTAAAACAACTGGATTTGCAATATTTTAAGCCCTGCCTGAAGGAAGAAGATTTTACCTGCTTTCAAGCTTTACTCTATAGTAAAGCCTTAAAACGATTACTCAATATTGTTATCGTTCATACCTATAAAGCAGATGGAAGCATCAAGAGTTGTAAAATCTTTGCCTCCACTGATATTGCCCTGTCTGGAAGTGGCCTATGGCTATATTACCATTTACGTTTTCAGATTGAGTTCTTATACCGGGATGCTAAACAGTTCCTTAGCCTTACTCATTGTCAAAGCCGTTGTAAAGACAGGCTTCATTTTGGGTTTAATTTTTCTCTAACCCTTATCTCTTTAGTCAAGGTTGTCCATTGGCTCACTCAATCTGCAGAGCAAAGAAGGGCCTTTTCTTTGCAAGACCTTAAAACCCACTATACCAACCAGTTCTTGCTTGAACGTTTTTTTGTTGCATTCGGTATTTGCCCCCAAACAGCTAAAAATAACCCTGAATATGAAACATTGCTCAACTTTGCTAAAATTGCTGCTTAA
- a CDS encoding universal stress protein — MKTLLVPTDYSPNANVALEYAAEMARFLKARIVLYHAYYIAEISSEATIGLPTEEEQIQENTAKLEAMCRVISNTYQVLTAYATGPLPLQERLPELMKQWRADLIVMGMPFLSNVDRRIFGSTTTSVIWQAQYPVLVVPQDATFEGIKEIMFACDYHSLSPDNTLALLKDLAKTFQSHVSILHVEQEQTREAKDESEVKKLPSLESLLQGVSHDYLFIEAEDAMKGIETGVDDFHADLLVMVPQEHGFWDLVANRSTTRKMAFRTHVPLLTLPNPVPQLAHR; from the coding sequence ATGAAAACGCTCCTTGTTCCCACCGATTATTCCCCCAATGCCAATGTAGCCCTTGAATATGCGGCTGAAATGGCCAGGTTTCTCAAAGCCCGTATTGTGCTGTATCATGCCTATTATATAGCTGAAATTTCTTCAGAAGCTACTATCGGATTGCCCACAGAGGAAGAACAGATTCAGGAAAATACGGCCAAACTGGAAGCCATGTGCCGGGTGATTTCCAATACGTATCAGGTGCTTACTGCTTATGCTACCGGGCCTCTGCCTTTGCAGGAACGGCTGCCGGAACTGATGAAACAATGGCGGGCAGATCTGATTGTAATGGGCATGCCATTCCTGAGCAACGTAGACAGACGCATTTTTGGAAGTACCACTACCAGTGTGATCTGGCAGGCCCAATATCCGGTGCTGGTTGTTCCTCAGGATGCTACCTTTGAAGGGATCAAGGAGATCATGTTTGCCTGTGATTATCATTCTTTATCTCCGGATAATACCTTAGCGTTATTGAAAGACCTGGCTAAAACATTTCAATCGCATGTAAGTATATTGCATGTGGAACAGGAACAAACAAGGGAAGCAAAAGATGAATCAGAAGTGAAAAAACTTCCCAGCCTGGAATCCCTGTTACAAGGAGTAAGCCATGATTATTTGTTCATTGAAGCGGAGGATGCTATGAAAGGAATAGAAACTGGTGTAGACGATTTCCATGCAGACCTGCTGGTAATGGTTCCGCAGGAACATGGATTCTGGGACCTGGTGGCCAATCGCAGTACGACCAGAAAAATGGCGTTTCGTACCCACGTTCCTTTACTAACCTTACCCAACCCAGTACCTCAGCTGGCACATAGGTAG
- the glgP gene encoding alpha-glucan family phosphorylase yields the protein MESFQWKHPYQFDPAFSKRVAYFSMEFAIHQPLKTYAGGLGFLAGSHMRSAYALRQNMVGISILWKYGYYDQIRKGDQTMNVLFQEKVYGFLQKTNIRFTIQVNHSQVQVTAYYLPPEVFGTAPIFFLSTDLPENDYLAQTISHMLYDANMEAKIAAGILLGVGGARLLEILGYEPDIYHLNEAHALPLAFYLYHRFKKLEEVKKRLVFTTHTPEEAGNQKTDIFLLERMSYFYHLPLAEVKQLTGHSGDIFNHTQAALHVAKICNGVSDMHGEVSRQMWKFTKGICPIIHITNAQNAAYWADKGLYEALENDDDEALVRRKKELKKILFEEVADQTGEIYDENICTIVWARRFAGYKRADLLLQDFDRFHAFITNQDMPVQLIWAGKPYPMDYPAISTFDRIVHITKKYSNCAILSGYEMKLSRMLKQGADIWLNTPRLTHEASGTSGMTAAMNGAINMSTQDGWIPEFAKHLHNSFVLPAADTRLPVHEQDAIDNKNLMQRLEQEIVPMYYRQGKQWLEIQKNSMREILPSFDSDRMAKEYYEKVYTYEASSVF from the coding sequence ATGGAAAGTTTTCAATGGAAACATCCGTATCAATTTGATCCCGCTTTCAGCAAACGGGTTGCCTATTTTTCTATGGAATTTGCCATTCACCAGCCGCTGAAAACCTATGCAGGCGGTTTAGGCTTTCTGGCAGGTTCTCATATGCGCAGTGCCTATGCGTTGCGGCAGAATATGGTAGGCATCAGTATTCTGTGGAAATATGGGTATTATGATCAGATACGCAAAGGCGACCAGACCATGAATGTGTTGTTTCAGGAAAAAGTATATGGCTTTTTACAGAAAACCAATATCCGCTTTACCATCCAGGTGAATCATTCCCAGGTACAGGTAACAGCCTATTACCTGCCGCCGGAAGTATTTGGAACTGCGCCTATTTTTTTTCTCTCTACCGATCTTCCCGAAAATGATTACCTGGCCCAAACCATCAGCCATATGTTATATGATGCGAATATGGAGGCGAAAATTGCAGCAGGTATTTTATTAGGAGTAGGAGGAGCCAGGCTGCTGGAAATACTGGGATACGAACCGGATATATATCACCTGAATGAAGCACATGCATTACCCCTGGCCTTTTATCTGTATCACCGTTTTAAAAAACTGGAAGAGGTAAAGAAACGGCTTGTATTTACCACACATACGCCCGAAGAAGCCGGTAACCAGAAAACGGATATCTTCTTGCTGGAACGGATGAGCTATTTTTATCACCTGCCTCTGGCTGAAGTGAAACAACTCACCGGACATTCCGGAGACATATTTAACCATACACAGGCTGCCTTACATGTTGCAAAAATCTGTAATGGCGTTTCCGACATGCACGGAGAAGTAAGCCGGCAGATGTGGAAATTTACTAAAGGTATTTGTCCCATCATCCATATTACCAATGCGCAAAACGCTGCCTACTGGGCTGATAAAGGATTATACGAGGCTTTGGAAAATGATGATGATGAAGCACTGGTGCGCCGGAAAAAAGAGCTGAAAAAAATACTATTTGAAGAAGTAGCCGATCAGACTGGCGAAATTTATGATGAAAACATCTGTACGATTGTCTGGGCGAGGCGGTTTGCCGGATACAAACGGGCTGATTTGCTACTGCAGGATTTTGACCGTTTTCATGCCTTTATCACCAATCAGGACATGCCTGTACAACTCATCTGGGCTGGAAAACCATATCCCATGGATTATCCGGCTATTTCCACCTTTGACCGCATCGTGCATATTACTAAAAAGTATTCCAATTGCGCTATCCTGTCAGGCTATGAAATGAAACTTTCCAGAATGCTCAAGCAGGGAGCTGATATATGGCTCAACACACCCAGGCTTACCCATGAAGCTTCTGGTACCAGCGGCATGACAGCCGCCATGAATGGAGCCATTAATATGTCAACGCAGGATGGCTGGATTCCTGAATTTGCAAAGCACCTGCATAATAGTTTTGTTCTGCCTGCGGCTGATACCAGGCTGCCGGTTCATGAGCAGGATGCCATAGATAATAAAAATCTGATGCAGCGTCTGGAGCAGGAGATTGTGCCTATGTATTACAGGCAAGGTAAGCAATGGCTGGAGATACAAAAAAACAGCATGCGGGAAATATTGCCCAGCTTTGATTCCGACCGGATGGCAAAAGAATATTACGAAAAAGTATACACCTACGAAGCTTCTTCTGTTTTTTAA
- a CDS encoding peroxiredoxin: protein MNTMYKTHTEPAHLRIGHPAPPFEVDSTLGPVKLSDYAGKWLVLFSYPADFTPVCTSEVISFAGIQPVLKELNCELLGVSVDSVYEHRNWLKHIEESSGVSVDFPIIADLNLEVAGKYALLANENAEEALRSLFVIDPMQRIRAIIQYPASTGRNIDEVIRLVKALQVADTGVITPAGWQPGEAVINPGGYRVKK, encoded by the coding sequence ATGAACACAATGTATAAAACCCATACAGAACCGGCTCACCTCAGAATAGGACATCCGGCTCCGCCATTTGAGGTAGATTCTACCCTGGGTCCTGTAAAACTCAGCGATTATGCAGGCAAATGGCTCGTGTTATTTTCGTATCCCGCAGATTTTACGCCGGTATGTACCAGTGAAGTAATTTCGTTTGCCGGAATTCAGCCTGTATTGAAGGAACTCAACTGTGAACTGCTTGGCGTGAGTGTAGATAGTGTATATGAACATAGAAACTGGCTGAAACACATCGAAGAATCCAGTGGTGTTTCTGTGGATTTTCCCATTATTGCCGACCTGAATCTGGAAGTCGCAGGTAAATATGCTTTACTGGCCAACGAAAATGCAGAGGAAGCCCTGCGTTCCCTGTTTGTAATTGACCCAATGCAGCGCATCCGGGCTATCATTCAGTATCCGGCCTCCACTGGGCGTAACATCGACGAAGTGATCAGGCTGGTGAAAGCACTACAGGTAGCAGATACCGGCGTAATTACTCCGGCCGGATGGCAGCCAGGCGAAGCGGTGATTAATCCTGGGGGATATAGGGTGAAAAAATAA